Sequence from the Clostridium botulinum genome:
ATAGAGTGGTTCATGGTGGAGAAAAATATTCAAAATCAGTACTAGTGAATGACGAAGTTATGAAGAACATTGAAGCGTGTATTAAATTAGCACCACTTCATAATCCACCAAATATAATAGGAATAAAAGCTTGTGAAGAGCTTATGCCAAATACTCCAATGGTATGTGTCTTTGATACTGCTTTCCATCAAACTATGCCAGAAAAGGCATATATGTATCCATTACCATATGAATACTATACTGAAGATCATATAAGAAAATATGGTTTCCATGGAACATCTCATAAATATGTAGCTAACAAAGTTGCGGAAGTTATGAAAAAAGATGCAAGTGAATTAAAAACAGTAACTTGTCATTTAGGAAATGGAGTTAGTATTACAGCAGTAGATGGTGGAAAATCAATTGATACTACAATGGGATTCACTCCGCTTGCAGGTACAATAATGGGCTCAAGATGCGGGGATATAGATCCAGCAATAGTTACCTATCTAATCAAAGAAAAAGGTTACTCAGCTGATGAAGTAAATGATATACTAAATAAAAAATCAGGTATATTAGGAGTTTCAGGAGTGGGAACTGATTTTAGAGATATAAGAAGTGCTATGGGAGAAAATAATAAGAGAGCGATTCTTGCAACCGATATTTTTGGATATCAAATAAAGAAACAAATAGGAGCTTATGCGGCTGCTATGGGTGGACTTGATACAATAGTATTTACAGCAGGAATAGGAGAACATGCTCCAGAAGTCAGAATAAGAGCCTTAACAGGTCTTGAATTTATAGGGGTAGAACTTGATGAAGAAAAGAATAACAGCCATGATATAGGCGAAGGTCTTTTAATTTCAAAGGAAAGTTCTAAAGTTAAAGTTTATGTAATTCCTACTAATGAGGAATTAATGATAGCAAAAGAAACTTTAGCATTAGTATAAAAGTTATTTAATAATAAATTTCTTGACTTTTATCGACACACTTTATATAATAAATTGTGTTTGCTTAACAAATATAATATGTTTAAGGAGTGAGAAGGGACTTATTGTAAAAAAATAGGTTCTACTGATTATGAAAGTACGAGTTTCAGATCTTATTTCAAGAAAAGAAAGAAGTAAAAAAATTGACTACAAATTTGAAATACCTAAATTTGAATTTGAAGGAGATGTAATCACTCCAGTAAGTAAGTGCGAAGTATCAGGAGTAATAACATCTGATAAAGATATTGTAATAATGAAAGCTAAAGTAAAGGTTACTTTAGAAATGAATTGTGCAAGATGTTTAGATACCTTTATCTATCCAATAGATATTGATATAGAAGAGAGGTTTGCCAATGATAATGATCTTCAAGAAGAAGATGTTGTTATTGTGCTTGATGACGTTTTAGACATCAGTCAAATAATTGAATCTAATATAATATCAACTTTACCAATACAAAGGCTTTGTAAGAATGATTGCAAAGGACTTTGTCAGGAATGTGGTTCAAACCTTAATAAGCAGTCATGTTCTTGTAATAAATATGATACAGATATTAGATTTGATGTTCTAAAAGGTTTGTTTGACAATAAGGAGGTGTAGTTATGGGAAATCCTGCAAGAAAGTGTTGTAGCGCAAGAAGAGATTCAAGAAGAGCTCAAACATTTAAAGCTAGCTTACCTGGCATAGTTGAGTGTCCTCAATGTCATGAAATGAAGCTTGCTCATAGAGTATGTAAAAACTGTGGATTCTACAAGAATAGAGAAGTTGTATCTTCAGAAAAATAAAAGAAAGTCTTTAGACTTTCTTTTATTTTTATATTAGAATATTATTAAGTAAAATATTTTGATATATGAATGTAATTTAATTAAAAATGCTTTAGATTAATTAAATTTATTATGATTAATATTTTTAATTAATCTATTTTTTTATAATTTAACAGAAAAAAGGGGGTTATGTTTATGAAAATAGCTATTGATGGCATGGGTGGAGATAATGCACCTAGCGCAGTTGTGGAGGGTGTAGTATCAGCATTAAAAGAATATAGTGAGATGACTTTTTATATTACAGGTCCAGAAGATAAAATATCATTAGAACTCTCAAAATACGACTATCCAAAAGATAAAATTATTATAATAGATGCGAAGGAAGTAATATCAACCAATGAACATCCGGTTATGGCATTAAGAAGAAAAAAAGATTCTAGCATTGTTAAAGCTTTGAATTTGGTTAAGGATGCACATTGTGATGGTATAATATCAGCAGGAAGTACTGGAGCTTTTTTAGCAGGATGTACATTGATTGTAGGAAGAATTAAGGGCGTAGAACGTCCAGCATTAGGTCCTATAATGCCTGGTAGAAGAGGGAATTTTATGATTGTTGATGCAGGGGCTAATGTGGATAGTAAACCTGAATACTTAGTTCAATTCAGTAAAATGGGAAGTATTTACTATAAAAATGTATTTAACGTTGATATTCCAAGTGTAGGATTATTGAATATTGGAGCTGAAGAGGAAAAGGGAAATGATCTTACAAAAGCAACTTATAAATTATTAAAAGAAGAAAATAGTATAAATTTTGTTGGAAATATAGAGCCAAGATATATTCCAACTGGAGATACTAATATTATAGTAAGCGATGGTTTTGCAGGAAATACAGCACTAAAAATGTATGAAGGATCAGCAAAAAATATTTTAGGTATGATAAAAGATGAAGTATTGAAAGCAGATTTGAAGAGTAAAATAGGAGTATTACTATTAAAACCTTTTCTAAAAAGAATTATGAAGAAATTTGATTATAAAGAATATGGTGGAGCACCTTTTTTGGGAGTGAATGGTATTTGTATAAAAGCACATGGTAGCTCGGATGGTAAGGCTTTTAAAAATGCAATTAGACAAACAAAGATTTTTTATGAAAATAACGTTTTAGATGAGATAAAAAAAGAGTTTGAGAAGAAAAATTAAATCTTATTTGTAAAGATAGTCAAATTAATATTGACTATGGAAAAAATATATACTATTATCTAACTGTAGAGTTTGGGAGGTGAAATAAATGTTTGAAAAAATTCAAAATATTATAGCGGATAAATTAAGTATTGATTTAGGTAGTGTTACTATGGAATCATCATTTATTGAAGATTTAAATGCCGATTCATTAGATATAGTGGAACTTATAATGGCATTAGAAGATGAATTAGATATGGAAATACCAGATGAAGACGTTGAAAACTTTAAGACAGTTGGTGACGTTGTTAATTACGTAAAAGCTCATTACGATGAATAATATAATCCCGCGAGTGAGCGGGATTTTCTTTATAACTAGTTTATTCTTGAATTTGTTATGTTTTTATTAAATTTTATTTTTAGCAAGTTGAAGAATAAACTTCAAGGAGTGTATATAAATGAATAGATATAAATTTAATGATATTGAAAATCGCTTAGGAGTTTATTTTAATAATCCTTCGTTAATTAAAACTGCATTAACACACAGTTCATTTGGTAATCAATTTAAAGATGCTAAATATAATGAGAGATTAGAATTTTTAGGAGATTCTGTATTACAACTTTGTATTACGGAGTATCTTTTTAATAAGTTTAAAGATAAATCAGAAGGTGAGTTAACCAAGATTAGAAGCTTGATAGTTTGTGAGAATTCACTTTACGAAATAGCAAAGAAGTTAAGCCTTGGAGAATATATAAGAATGAGTAAGGGTGAAGAACTTACTGGAGGAAGGGAAAGAATGTCTATACAAGCAGATGCTGTTGAAGCAGTAATTGCAGCAGTGTATTTAGACAAGGGAATAGGTTTTGTAAATGACTTTATATTGCTTCATTTTGAAGAAATGATAAATAAAGCAATAAATAATGAAATAGTATTAGATTTTAAAACTAAATTACAAGAATTATTGCAAAAAGATGGAGAAATTTTAATACAATATGAATTATTAAAGTATGAAGGTCCGCCTCATAGAAGGAAATTTTTTACTAATGTAATTATAAATGAAAAGGTTATGGGGATAGGAGAAGGTTATAGCAAAAAAGAAGCTGAACAAAATGCTGCAAAAGAAGCTTTAAAGAGGTTAGAAAAGAACTATGAGTAAAAATTATTATATTATCCCTATATTTGTACCTCAGGAAGGATGCCCACATAAATGTGTATTTTGTAATCAAGACAGAATAACGGGGCTTAAAGATATAGTAACTACTGATATAGTAAGAAAAACAATAGATGAGTATTTAAAAACAATAACAAATAAAGAGGCTATTATAGAGGTTTCATTTTTTGGTGGCACCTTTACAGCTGTAAAAGAAGAGAAGCAAAGAGCATTTCTAGAAATAGCCAAAGGTTATAAAGATAAAGGCTTAATTGATAAAATAAGGCTTTCTACAAGACCTGATGCAATTGATAATTATATACTTACTTATTTAAAGGAATACAAAGTTGATATAATAGAACTTGGAGTGCAATCTTTAGATGATGAAATACTAAAAAGATCAGGTAGAGGCCATTATGTTTCAGATGTAGAGAAGGCCTCAGCATTAATAAAACAATATGGATTTGTTTTAGGACATCAAATAATGCCAGGATTGCCGGGGGATACTTTTGAAAAAGATATTCTAACAACAAAGTTATCTATAAAAATGAAACCTGATATTTGTAGGATATATCCAGCTTTAGTTATTAAAGATACACCTATGGAAAAGATGTATAAGATGGGAACGTATATACCATATTCTTTAGATGAGGCTGTTGAGATAAGCATGGCTATGTATGAATTATACTTAGAAAATAATATTCAAGTAATTAGAATAGGACTTCAACCAACTGAGAGTATAAATGAAGGAGCGGATATTGTAAGTGGTCCGTTTCATCCAGCGTTTAGAGAATTGGTTGAGAGCAGCTTAATAGTAAACTTAATTAATTCTAATGTAAAAGATCAAGATATTGTTGAATTAAGGATAAATCCTAAAGATATAAGCAAATTATATGCTAATAAGAAAAAATATTTTAATAGCATAAAAAACAAGAGTATTATCGTTAAACAAGATTTTGAAGTTTCAAGAGGAAATTTAAAATTAATAACTGAAGAAAAAAATATTAACATTACATATTAGCGAGAGGAAACTCTCGCTTTTATTCTGTAAGTTTTTTAAAATAAGAAAACTTTTTAATTTTGAAATTTAATAGAATAGAAGAAGAAAAAGATTTATGATCTAATTAATATTTAGAATTTTATTGCATTGATATTTAAAAGTCTTTAAGATAAAATTATTACAAATAAGGAGTGTTGTTTATGAAAAAGAAAACTAGAGAAAAGCTAAAAATTTTTATGGCTATTTTTATTATTTTAATTTTTATTATAGGATTATTACCAGCAGTATTTTTATAAGGAGTGGTGTATTTGTTTTTAAAATCCCTAGATATAAGAGGATTTAAGTCCTTTGCAGATAAGACAGAATTAAAATTTAACAATGGAGTAACTGCAGTAGTGGGTCCAAATGGCAGTGGAAAAAGTAATATTTCTGATGCTGTTAGATGGGTTTTAGGAGAACAAAGTGTTAAAACTCTTAGAGGTGGAAAGATGGAGGATGTAATCTTTGCAGGAACTCAATATAGAAAACCTGTGGGATTAGCTCAAGTTTCTTTAACTTTAGAAAATAGTGATAAAAAATTATCAACGGAATATAGTGAAGTTACTGTGTCAAGAAGAATATTTAGATCTGGAGAATCTGAGTATTTAATAAATAACAAAAAATGTAGACTTAAAGATGTTATAAATCTTTTCATGGATACGGGTATAGGTAAAGAAGGATACTCATTAATAGGGCAAGGAAAGATAGAATCTATATTAAGTGGAAGACCAGAAGAAAGAAGAGCACTCTTAGAAGAAGCAGCAGGTATAGTTAAATTTAAAAGTAGAAAAGAAGAGGCAGAAAAGAAGTTAGACAATACAGATGGTAATTTGGTTAGAATACGAGACATAATATCCACGTATAGTGAACGTATAGAACCATTAAGAATAGATAAAGAAAAAGCTTTACAGTTTAATTTGATTTCTGAAGACTTACGAAAGAATGAGGTTTCACTATTAGTTAAATATATAAAAATAAAAGAAAATGAGTTAAAAGAATTTGATAATGAATTAAGAAATAAAAATACGTTTATTGATGAAAAGAAAAGAGAATTAGATTTACTTAGAGAAAAGTTAAAATCATTAGAAGAGAAAATTAATTTATTAGAAAAAGAAACAGAGGAAGAAAAAACATATTATTATAAACTGAAGGAACTGATTAGTGAGGATTCTAAGGATATAGAATTAAATAAAGAAAGAATTAGAAATTTAAAAGAAAAAATTTCTAAAAACGATAAAGAAATAGAAGGTTTAATATTAAAGATTAAAGAAGTTGAAGAAGCTAAAATAAACTTAAGTGTGTATTTGAAAAACTATTTAAAAGATCAGCAAGAAAAGAATGAAATAATTGTTAATTTAGAAAAAATAAAGTTAACTCTTTTAAAAGAACAAGAGGAGATGGAAAAAGAGCTTTCTAAACTTAAAGAAGATGAGTTTGAGCTATTAAGGAACAATTCAGAAACAAAGAATGCCATAACTTTAATAAATAAAGAAATTTTATTAAAAGAAGAGAAAAAAGCTGAATTAGAAAAATCATATGAATTCATAAAGCACAATGTAGCTATAAATGGAGTTACTTATCAAAATTTATTAAATAAGATAATGAGTGATAAAAAAGACATAAGTTCATTAGAAGAAGAAATAAGTAGAGATAAAAGTGCTATGGCTTTATTGATGACTAAATTAACTAATAAACAAAAAGAATTAACTAATTTAAATAATTTAGTAACAAAGTTAGAGGCTAATAAAAATATATTAGAAAATTTAGAAAAACAATATGAAGGTTATAATAGATCTGTTAAGTATTTGATGGAAGCTATTAATAAAGGTCTAATTAATAATGTGAAAAATACTAAAATTCTTGGCGAAATTTTTAATGTTGATAAGGAATATGAAATAGCAATTGAAATAGCTTTAGGATCAATAATTTCTAATATTATTACTGAAAATGAAGAAAATGCTAAAAAATTAATTAAATATTTAAAGGATCATCGTTTAGGGAGAGCAACCTTTTTACCTTTAAATATAATAAAAGGTAAAAAGCTTATTTTAGATAATAATATTACTAAAATTGAAGGCTATCTTGGTATTGCTAGTGAAATTGTTTCTTATGAATCAACATATACAAATATATTAGATCATGTACTAGGTAGAACAATAATAGCAAAAGATATGAATTCAGCATTGCAGATAGCTAAAAAAGGAAATTACAGATATAAAATAGTTACATTAGAGGGGGAAGTTATAAGCCCTGGAGGTGCACTTACTGGAGGAAGTATATATGCTAAACACAGTAATGTATTAGGAAGAAAAAGAGAAATTGAAGAGATATTGTTAAAGAGTGATACAACTAAAAAAAGTTGTATTATTGTAGAAAAAGAAATTTTAGCAATAAGAGAAGATGCAAAAAAATTAGATGAAGAAATATTGAATAAAAGAGATGAGGTTCACTATAAAAATATTGAAATAACTAAAAAACAAGGTGAAGCTGAGAGATTAAAAAATGAT
This genomic interval carries:
- a CDS encoding elongator complex protein 3, whose protein sequence is MSKNYYIIPIFVPQEGCPHKCVFCNQDRITGLKDIVTTDIVRKTIDEYLKTITNKEAIIEVSFFGGTFTAVKEEKQRAFLEIAKGYKDKGLIDKIRLSTRPDAIDNYILTYLKEYKVDIIELGVQSLDDEILKRSGRGHYVSDVEKASALIKQYGFVLGHQIMPGLPGDTFEKDILTTKLSIKMKPDICRIYPALVIKDTPMEKMYKMGTYIPYSLDEAVEISMAMYELYLENNIQVIRIGLQPTESINEGADIVSGPFHPAFRELVESSLIVNLINSNVKDQDIVELRINPKDISKLYANKKKYFNSIKNKSIIVKQDFEVSRGNLKLITEEKNINITY
- a CDS encoding YceD family protein, whose product is MKVRVSDLISRKERSKKIDYKFEIPKFEFEGDVITPVSKCEVSGVITSDKDIVIMKAKVKVTLEMNCARCLDTFIYPIDIDIEERFANDNDLQEEDVVIVLDDVLDISQIIESNIISTLPIQRLCKNDCKGLCQECGSNLNKQSCSCNKYDTDIRFDVLKGLFDNKEV
- a CDS encoding acetate kinase; translation: MKVLVINCGSSSLKYQLIDMTTEDALAEGLVERIGINGSILTQKVKGREKYIVEQPLKDHQDAIELVLKSLIDENHGVIKSMDEISAVGHRVVHGGEKYSKSVLVNDEVMKNIEACIKLAPLHNPPNIIGIKACEELMPNTPMVCVFDTAFHQTMPEKAYMYPLPYEYYTEDHIRKYGFHGTSHKYVANKVAEVMKKDASELKTVTCHLGNGVSITAVDGGKSIDTTMGFTPLAGTIMGSRCGDIDPAIVTYLIKEKGYSADEVNDILNKKSGILGVSGVGTDFRDIRSAMGENNKRAILATDIFGYQIKKQIGAYAAAMGGLDTIVFTAGIGEHAPEVRIRALTGLEFIGVELDEEKNNSHDIGEGLLISKESSKVKVYVIPTNEELMIAKETLALV
- the plsX gene encoding phosphate acyltransferase PlsX, encoding MKIAIDGMGGDNAPSAVVEGVVSALKEYSEMTFYITGPEDKISLELSKYDYPKDKIIIIDAKEVISTNEHPVMALRRKKDSSIVKALNLVKDAHCDGIISAGSTGAFLAGCTLIVGRIKGVERPALGPIMPGRRGNFMIVDAGANVDSKPEYLVQFSKMGSIYYKNVFNVDIPSVGLLNIGAEEEKGNDLTKATYKLLKEENSINFVGNIEPRYIPTGDTNIIVSDGFAGNTALKMYEGSAKNILGMIKDEVLKADLKSKIGVLLLKPFLKRIMKKFDYKEYGGAPFLGVNGICIKAHGSSDGKAFKNAIRQTKIFYENNVLDEIKKEFEKKN
- the rpmF gene encoding 50S ribosomal protein L32; this translates as MGNPARKCCSARRDSRRAQTFKASLPGIVECPQCHEMKLAHRVCKNCGFYKNREVVSSEK
- the smc gene encoding chromosome segregation protein SMC, which encodes MFLKSLDIRGFKSFADKTELKFNNGVTAVVGPNGSGKSNISDAVRWVLGEQSVKTLRGGKMEDVIFAGTQYRKPVGLAQVSLTLENSDKKLSTEYSEVTVSRRIFRSGESEYLINNKKCRLKDVINLFMDTGIGKEGYSLIGQGKIESILSGRPEERRALLEEAAGIVKFKSRKEEAEKKLDNTDGNLVRIRDIISTYSERIEPLRIDKEKALQFNLISEDLRKNEVSLLVKYIKIKENELKEFDNELRNKNTFIDEKKRELDLLREKLKSLEEKINLLEKETEEEKTYYYKLKELISEDSKDIELNKERIRNLKEKISKNDKEIEGLILKIKEVEEAKINLSVYLKNYLKDQQEKNEIIVNLEKIKLTLLKEQEEMEKELSKLKEDEFELLRNNSETKNAITLINKEILLKEEKKAELEKSYEFIKHNVAINGVTYQNLLNKIMSDKKDISSLEEEISRDKSAMALLMTKLTNKQKELTNLNNLVTKLEANKNILENLEKQYEGYNRSVKYLMEAINKGLINNVKNTKILGEIFNVDKEYEIAIEIALGSIISNIITENEENAKKLIKYLKDHRLGRATFLPLNIIKGKKLILDNNITKIEGYLGIASEIVSYESTYTNILDHVLGRTIIAKDMNSALQIAKKGNYRYKIVTLEGEVISPGGALTGGSIYAKHSNVLGRKREIEEILLKSDTTKKSCIIVEKEILAIREDAKKLDEEILNKRDEVHYKNIEITKKQGEAERLKNDTNKFRDNLEITKNEFQRVEKDIDILNSDLENKKSEIKVIEDKNTFNKDRYLKFEESIKEKNNQIDETTNKITDIKINKATLDEAIQNEKNQFIRLEKELNELRVKEKALLIENNKSNENLINLENDIKSKLTATNENNVKIEALEKQLKYKELEKEKLKESSLKQDNLITNMFEMINLKERDINKQEVIKAKKEMEKDNYYKKLNEELELTYVEALDIAEDIENEEEIKELTKKLKMKITALGTVNLASIQEYEEVKEKFDFMSSQEKDLECAKEELNSVIQEMTIKIKDLFKENFKVLNKTFNETFRELFKGGSAELILCDGDELTANIDINVEPPGKKLQNINLLSGGEKVLSAIALLFSILKMKPTPFCILDEIEAALDDANVYRYAEFLTKFSKNTQFIVITHRKGTMEVSDRIYGVTMEEKGVSKVVSVDLTAS
- the acpP gene encoding acyl carrier protein; protein product: MFEKIQNIIADKLSIDLGSVTMESSFIEDLNADSLDIVELIMALEDELDMEIPDEDVENFKTVGDVVNYVKAHYDE
- the rnc gene encoding ribonuclease III, giving the protein MNRYKFNDIENRLGVYFNNPSLIKTALTHSSFGNQFKDAKYNERLEFLGDSVLQLCITEYLFNKFKDKSEGELTKIRSLIVCENSLYEIAKKLSLGEYIRMSKGEELTGGRERMSIQADAVEAVIAAVYLDKGIGFVNDFILLHFEEMINKAINNEIVLDFKTKLQELLQKDGEILIQYELLKYEGPPHRRKFFTNVIINEKVMGIGEGYSKKEAEQNAAKEALKRLEKNYE